In Macrobrachium rosenbergii isolate ZJJX-2024 chromosome 27, ASM4041242v1, whole genome shotgun sequence, the genomic stretch CacatgtaaagaccttcaggtttccatgtaaggaaaaatacaaattactaaaaatttgtagtttttcCACCCTTGCAGTATTGAAAACCAAAAGacattttactatttttgtttttatttatgtatgtatacattcatgtaGATTTTGGTGAGCTGGAGTTAATTGTGGATAATGCCAATTTGCAAACGGTGCATATGCAGGTACAGTAATCAAGgaaatactgtaatatgaaattttcatagtTATACAAACCAAAACCTTATATCATATCTCCCATCTCAACCAGCCCTCTTTGTTCATGAGGCCAAAAGAAGAAGTGCTTGGTGATGGCAGGTGAGTGAGGGGAATTCCCTTACTCACTCTtcttaaccaccagttaacccATTTCCAACTTGCACTGAAAGATACTCCTTCATAAAAAGCTCTGGTTTGTATGGCTctgaactgaaaaaaatttgtcatatttgagAAATGTAGCAGCATCTACTTTCCAAGACTGTCATCAGTGTTGCTGGTCTTAACAGCTACTCATATATTGTATCTGTAGTAAGAATCAGTAAAActaatttgaaaacttttcatCTCTCTTGAAATTACTACTCAATTCACCCATGCTATTTTTCTTCTTAGTGTCTACTGCATCTGTGGATAATATGGTGTTATGTATAACTGGATCACATATAATtaagcatttactgtatactgtaccctTCCTGCTGTTACCCCAGAAAATTGTTATGCTGGTCTCTTGCATTTTCTATTCTTGGCCTTTGATTTATTAATAAGGATATGTTCATAAGTAATACTGTAATGTTAAGCTAAGAAGGTTTACAGATCTGAGAGGGAGGGAGTCAGTATTAACTGTTAATCTGTTGTTGCATTGTTGCCTCAGGAATGTTTTGATGCTGTGTCTGGACAACATTTGGttagattgtattattatttggaTAGTACTGTCAAATAACACAGACCTTCATAGGaacctaaattaaattttatttattttgattcatttttggCATTATGTTTCCTAACTCTGTGTTGCATTCTTTGATTACAGATTCTTCCTCAGAagaaccttccttccttcgtcagtTTTGAGCAGCATCAAGATTTTGGAAATGCTTGTGTGTTTGATGGTACTACATGTAACATTACATTAAAGTGTAAGAGATAACAGTGAATTGTTGTACtcctattttaaaaattacaacaagaaGTAAAATCTGTTCTGAATATTAGATTCATACATCAGCAATAAAATCTGGTTGTAGTCCTTCAATATATTGTAGTTCTtaatttataacagatttattggataatatcatttgtaaacaattttgtgtTAAGAGTTGTCAATTGAACACATTGTCATTACAGAACAGGACAGGacaaaaggctaaaatgaatCCAGGAAATTCTTTAGAATTAcatttgaaaagtgaaactgaaggtgcATTATCACACCCTCCCATAAATGAAGAAAACAGTAACATGGCTGCCTTTAGTGAAACCAGTAATGGTGACTTTTTGTCTGTGGATTCACTGATGGATATCAAAATAGAGCCAGAGGTATTCTGGGAGCCTAATGAAGATGAAGTTAATTcagtagtgaatgaaaaagatccaCCAACTTGcaaaaaggaattaaaacaagaaagaaggcaTAGTCACAATGGAGAGAAGCCTGACTGTGAGAaagcattttacaagaaaattaatctaaaaagTCATATCACAAATCCTACCAGAGAGAAAACATTCATATGCAATgagtgtgggaaagcattttcccagaaacaaaATCTTATAGttcatatgagaagtcatactggagagaagccattcatgtgcaaggaatgtgggaaagcattgtCCCAGAAACCtgatcttacagttcatatgagaatccatactggagagaagccactcatgtgcaaggaatgtgggaaagcattttccagggaACCAGATCTTAAagttcatatgagaatccatactggagagaagccattcatgtgcaaggaatgtgggaaagcattttcccagaaaaaaaatcttatagttcatatgagaagtcataccggagagaagccattcatgtgcaaggaatgtgggaaagaaTTTTCCAGGGAACCAGATCTTATACttcatatgagaagtcatactggagagaagccattcatgtgcaaggaatgtgggaaagcattttcccagaaaccaaatcttacagttcatatgagaatgcatactggagagaagccattcatgtgcagggaatgtgggaaagcattttcccacaaaccaagtcttacagttcatatgagaagtcatactggagagaagccattcatgtgcaaggaatgtgggaaagcattttccaggaaaacagatcttacag encodes the following:
- the LOC136853342 gene encoding zinc finger protein 260-like, giving the protein MNPGNSLELHLKSETEGALSHPPINEENSNMAAFSETSNGDFLSVDSLMDIKIEPEVFWEPNEDEVNSVVNEKDPPTCKKELKQERRHSHNGEKPDCEKAFYKKINLKSHITNPTREKTFICNECGKAFSQKQNLIVHMRSHTGEKPFMCKECGKALSQKPDLTVHMRIHTGEKPLMCKECGKAFSREPDLKVHMRIHTGEKPFMCKECGKAFSQKKNLIVHMRSHTGEKPFMCKECGKEFSREPDLILHMRSHTGEKPFMCKECGKAFSQKPNLTVHMRMHTGEKPFMCRECGKAFSHKPSLTVHMRSHTGEKPFMCKECGKAFSRKTDLTVHMRSHTGEKPFMCKECGKAFSQKPSLTAHMRMHTGEKPFMCRECGKAFSHKLSLTGHMRMHTGEKPFMCKECGKAFPRKPDLTVHMRSHTGEKPFMCKECGKAFSQKPHLTVHMRMHTGEKPFMCRECGKAFSEKRSLSVHMRIHT